The Bubalus bubalis isolate 160015118507 breed Murrah chromosome 18, NDDB_SH_1, whole genome shotgun sequence genome contains a region encoding:
- the SERTAD3 gene encoding SERTA domain-containing protein 3 — MVGGLKRKHSDLEEEEEDEKWDWSPAGLRSYQQALLRISLDKVQRSLGPRAPSLRRHVLIHNTLQQLQAALCLTPAPALPPEPLFLGEEDFSLSATIGSILRELETSMDETEPPQNPAAPPSPQNEVLPQPDPVFLEALSSRYLGDSGLDDFFLDIDTSAVEKEPAVAPPEPPHNLFCAPGSWEWNELDHIMEIILGS; from the coding sequence ATGGTAGGAGGCTTGAAGAGGAAGCACTCAGAtctggaggaagaagaagaggatgagaagTGGGACTGGAGTCCAGCAGGCCTGCGGAGCTACCAGCAAGCCCTGCTCCGCATCTCCCTAGACAAAGTCCAGCGAAGTCTAGGCCCCCGAGCACCCAGCCTTCGCAGGCACGTCCTCATCCACAACACCCTCCAGCAGCTCCAAGCGGCGCTTTGCCTGACTCCTgcacctgccctgcccccagagcCCCTCTTCCTGGGCGAGGAGGACTTCTCGCTGTCGGCAACCATTGGCTCTATTCTCCGGGAGCTGGAGACCTCCATGGATGAGACCGAGCCACCTCAGAATCCAGCAGCTCCCCCAAGCCCCCAGAATGAAGTGCTTCCCCAGCCCGATCCAGTCTTCTTAGAAGCTCTGAGCTCCCGGTACCTGGGGGACTCAGGCCTGGATGACTTCTTCCTGGACATCGACACATCCGCAGTGGAGAAGGAGCCTGCAGTGGCCCCACCAGAACCTCCTCACAACCTTTTCTGTGCCCCAGGGTCCTGGGAATGGAATGAACTAGATCACATCATGGAAATCATTCTGGGATCCTAA